In Vreelandella piezotolerans, one genomic interval encodes:
- the xdhA gene encoding xanthine dehydrogenase small subunit, translated as MATIEFLLNGTPTQCQVPPDTSILTLLRDHLGMTGTKEGCASGDCGACTVAMKGPTASEFASLNSCITPAHQLQGQHLVTVEGLSVNGQLHPAQRAMVECHGSQCGFCTPGIVMSLFTLHAQQHQRPAPLSPERLEASLGGNLCRCTGYRPIRDAALSMSSYEWQTPQWFDATQPCPSALTPTCLEETVSRFFAQPTTLKELTALRRRYPSARLVAGATDLWLENTQRLATLNQLIDVTRVESLHHIEEATLAEQPGWWIGAGVTYSQLEPLFEAHFPAFAHLLQRLGSQQVRNRGTLGGNIANASPIGDTPPVLLALNASIELVHQGGRRLLPLSDFFLDYKKTALADDEIISRIFLPRLAEGCDLKVWKLSKRREDDISAVLGAFHYRLSDGVLSDVRVAFGGMAAVPKRALQAEAALTNTPVSQESFQAAQQALADDFQPMSDVRGGRHYRQQAAANLMERLYLSLSAPTQEVMLDAYAH; from the coding sequence ATGGCGACAATTGAGTTTTTGCTCAATGGCACCCCGACCCAGTGTCAGGTGCCCCCTGACACCAGCATTCTAACGTTGTTGCGCGATCATTTGGGCATGACGGGTACGAAAGAGGGTTGCGCTTCGGGAGACTGCGGCGCCTGCACCGTGGCGATGAAAGGCCCTACAGCCTCTGAGTTTGCCAGTCTCAATTCCTGTATTACACCTGCCCATCAATTACAGGGTCAGCACCTAGTGACGGTAGAAGGCTTATCGGTCAATGGACAGCTTCACCCGGCGCAACGCGCGATGGTCGAGTGCCATGGAAGTCAATGTGGCTTCTGTACGCCTGGTATTGTCATGTCACTCTTCACACTTCACGCCCAACAACACCAGCGACCGGCGCCTTTAAGTCCGGAGCGACTGGAAGCCTCGTTGGGGGGCAACCTATGTCGCTGCACCGGTTATCGCCCTATTCGGGATGCTGCCCTCAGCATGTCGTCCTACGAGTGGCAGACGCCGCAGTGGTTCGACGCCACTCAGCCATGTCCGTCAGCACTGACGCCCACCTGCCTGGAAGAGACCGTCTCCCGCTTCTTTGCGCAGCCCACCACGCTTAAAGAGCTGACCGCTCTTCGCCGCCGTTATCCCTCGGCGCGCTTGGTCGCAGGCGCTACCGATCTATGGCTCGAAAACACTCAGCGACTTGCTACGCTGAATCAATTAATCGATGTCACACGCGTCGAATCGCTTCACCACATCGAGGAAGCCACACTGGCAGAGCAGCCCGGTTGGTGGATAGGCGCAGGCGTTACCTATTCCCAGTTAGAGCCGCTATTCGAAGCGCACTTCCCGGCGTTTGCTCATCTGCTACAGCGACTTGGTTCTCAACAGGTGCGCAATCGAGGCACGCTAGGCGGCAATATCGCCAATGCCTCGCCCATTGGCGATACACCACCGGTGCTGTTAGCGCTGAACGCCTCGATAGAGCTTGTCCATCAGGGCGGTCGCCGCCTACTCCCTCTGAGCGATTTCTTCTTGGACTATAAAAAAACGGCGCTCGCTGACGATGAAATCATTAGCCGAATATTCCTCCCTCGCTTGGCCGAAGGTTGCGACCTGAAAGTGTGGAAACTCTCTAAACGCCGTGAGGACGATATTTCGGCCGTGTTAGGCGCCTTTCACTATCGCCTGAGTGACGGTGTTTTGAGCGATGTGCGCGTCGCCTTTGGCGGCATGGCTGCCGTACCCAAGCGCGCCTTGCAAGCAGAAGCCGCTTTGACGAACACCCCCGTATCGCAAGAGTCCTTCCAAGCTGCTCAGCAAGCACTCGCCGATGACTTTCAGCCGATGAGCGACGTACGCGGCGGTCGACACTATCGACAGCAAGCCGCTGCTAACCTCATGGAGCGGCTTTATCTCTCGCTCTCGGCACCGACACAGGAGGTGATGCTCGATGCGTACGCTCACTAA
- the hrpB gene encoding ATP-dependent helicase HrpB has translation MSTSLPIEQHLNQIRSVLASQNRLILVAQPGAGKTTRVPLTLLSCAWAQGQKLLLLEPRRVAAKLAATFMAAQLNEQVGETVGYRMRGDSQTGRKTRLEVVTQGVLIRMLQDDPLLEGVAGIIFDEFHERSLEADLGLALALDVQESVRDDLRLLVMSATLDVTALKRVLGSDIAVIESEGRAFPVETHYRPPLGEASLSDTALRVLHEALIRPESQDVLIILPGVADIAQLVDAVEESPLDVEVHPLHGRLPLELQQAAMRPRAERRRVIVSTAIAESSVTIDGVNVVIDAGFERVPLFNPSTGLTKLTTRRVNKASADQRRGRAGRQQPGVCYRLWAAEQPLVGYAEPEILQADLSNLVLETALWGVHEPRALSWVTSPPEGALRSAQALLDQLRLRAPGGGLTQLGRQSAALALEPRLAAMLVGAKALQAIPLACALAALMEGRERVQGSLRDALTQRLQKPSAFSQWHQQTQRLARSMDVSMPRVVDLGALSALLCLAYPDRVAQRIGIGRFKLANGKTATLPERHPFAQHDWLVAVAIESATSEARIYVAEPITITTLVQLYPDTGRWEECVGWSEEQGKLVGEAVQRHGELVLAVRPLPQLSAEAMEKALLEALKQRPQLVITEDVRQLQGRMALLSRLWPEQWPDWSEAVLMGTLETWLAPYVAGLTRMAQVERLPFHSCLMNTLAWEQQQQLERLVPSVITAPSGRAINVDYAPCQVEQAPVLALKLQEAFGWQSTPTVVDGRVSIILHLLSPARRPLQVTQDLKSFWINGYPEVRKEMRGRYPKHPWPEDPLTAQATASTKRRHE, from the coding sequence ATGAGTACATCGCTTCCTATTGAGCAGCATCTGAATCAAATTCGTTCCGTGCTGGCGAGCCAAAACCGTCTGATACTCGTAGCGCAGCCAGGAGCCGGTAAAACCACGCGCGTACCGCTAACGCTGCTGTCGTGTGCGTGGGCGCAGGGGCAGAAACTGCTACTGCTGGAGCCGCGTCGGGTTGCCGCCAAACTCGCCGCCACCTTCATGGCGGCCCAGCTCAATGAGCAAGTGGGTGAGACCGTTGGGTATCGGATGCGGGGCGACAGCCAAACTGGCCGTAAAACCCGGCTGGAGGTGGTCACGCAGGGCGTGCTTATTCGTATGCTGCAGGATGACCCGTTATTAGAGGGCGTAGCGGGAATCATTTTTGACGAGTTTCACGAGCGAAGCCTTGAGGCAGATTTAGGCCTCGCTCTGGCGCTCGATGTGCAAGAGAGCGTGCGTGACGACCTGCGTCTATTGGTAATGTCGGCCACCTTGGATGTGACAGCGCTCAAGCGAGTGTTAGGGAGTGATATAGCGGTCATCGAAAGCGAGGGGCGAGCCTTCCCCGTCGAGACCCACTATCGACCGCCGTTGGGGGAAGCTTCGCTGAGCGACACCGCGCTGCGAGTGCTTCATGAGGCCCTGATACGTCCAGAGAGCCAAGACGTTCTGATAATCTTACCCGGCGTAGCCGACATCGCTCAACTCGTTGACGCCGTGGAAGAGAGCCCTCTGGATGTCGAGGTGCACCCGCTGCATGGAAGGTTGCCTTTGGAGTTACAGCAGGCGGCCATGCGGCCACGTGCAGAGCGTCGGCGGGTGATCGTCTCGACCGCGATTGCCGAGTCCAGTGTGACGATCGACGGTGTCAACGTCGTGATCGATGCAGGATTCGAGCGGGTGCCTCTGTTCAATCCTAGTACGGGGCTGACCAAACTAACCACCCGTCGTGTCAACAAGGCGAGTGCCGATCAGCGTCGTGGGCGTGCCGGTCGCCAGCAGCCGGGCGTCTGCTATCGGCTTTGGGCTGCGGAACAGCCCCTGGTGGGCTATGCGGAACCGGAGATACTTCAGGCCGATTTATCCAACCTCGTGCTAGAAACCGCCCTATGGGGTGTCCATGAACCCAGAGCTTTGTCGTGGGTCACATCGCCTCCTGAGGGGGCGCTGAGATCGGCTCAGGCGCTTCTGGATCAGCTTCGCTTACGAGCGCCAGGCGGGGGATTGACGCAGCTCGGTCGGCAGAGTGCGGCGCTAGCCTTGGAGCCGCGTTTAGCCGCCATGCTAGTGGGGGCGAAAGCTTTGCAGGCGATACCTCTGGCCTGTGCACTGGCAGCATTGATGGAGGGTCGAGAGCGGGTGCAAGGATCGCTGCGTGATGCGCTGACCCAGCGATTGCAAAAGCCTTCTGCTTTTTCGCAATGGCATCAGCAGACCCAGCGCCTAGCGAGGTCGATGGACGTCTCCATGCCTCGTGTCGTTGATCTAGGGGCGCTCAGCGCTCTGCTGTGTTTGGCATACCCAGACCGTGTCGCCCAGCGCATCGGCATTGGGCGCTTCAAACTGGCGAATGGCAAAACGGCAACGCTGCCTGAGCGTCATCCATTTGCCCAACACGACTGGCTAGTGGCGGTAGCGATCGAGAGTGCAACCAGTGAAGCCCGCATTTACGTCGCAGAACCCATCACGATAACCACTTTGGTCCAGCTCTATCCTGATACCGGACGTTGGGAAGAATGCGTGGGCTGGTCGGAGGAGCAGGGTAAGCTGGTCGGCGAGGCCGTACAGCGGCACGGCGAGCTGGTGTTAGCCGTTCGTCCGTTGCCCCAGCTGTCGGCAGAGGCGATGGAAAAAGCGCTCCTAGAGGCGCTCAAGCAACGCCCGCAGCTAGTGATAACGGAGGACGTTCGCCAATTGCAGGGGCGAATGGCGTTGCTCTCACGACTATGGCCGGAGCAGTGGCCCGATTGGTCGGAGGCGGTGCTAATGGGGACGTTGGAGACGTGGCTGGCGCCCTATGTCGCGGGGTTGACGCGCATGGCGCAGGTCGAAAGGTTGCCATTTCATAGCTGCCTCATGAATACACTGGCGTGGGAGCAACAGCAGCAATTGGAGCGCTTGGTGCCAAGCGTGATCACGGCGCCGAGCGGTCGCGCCATCAACGTGGATTACGCGCCGTGCCAAGTGGAGCAGGCGCCAGTATTGGCATTGAAGCTACAAGAGGCTTTTGGTTGGCAATCAACGCCTACCGTCGTCGATGGGCGTGTATCGATAATACTTCATTTGCTGTCGCCTGCGCGGCGCCCGCTTCAAGTGACTCAAGATTTAAAGAGCTTTTGGATCAATGGTTACCCTGAGGTACGCAAAGAGATGCGGGGTCGCTATCCCAAACACCCGTGGCCAGAAGATCCGCTAACGGCTCAAGCCACGGCGTCTACCAAACGACGGCACGAATGA
- a CDS encoding TetR family transcriptional regulator C-terminal domain-containing protein, translated as MSVDTANPENASRERIEQTILSAAEQVFSQHGYRGASLQAIADLAGLPKANVLYYMGSKQALYVRLLNRMMTRWNAVLEDIHEDSDPAQVLRDFIRTKMALGQRYPEGSKLFAAEILAGAPFLKEYLSGELKAWVASRAAIMRAWSRQGKMDDVDPRWLIFLIWSATQHYTEYSAQVSGILGEESLGEADLLSICQFLEHVILKGCGIAPSDALTQ; from the coding sequence ATGTCGGTCGATACCGCGAATCCAGAAAACGCCAGCAGAGAACGTATCGAACAGACCATCTTGAGCGCGGCTGAACAGGTGTTTTCGCAGCATGGTTATCGGGGGGCGAGTCTTCAAGCGATTGCCGATCTTGCCGGGCTGCCCAAAGCTAACGTTCTCTATTACATGGGGAGCAAGCAAGCACTCTATGTACGTCTATTGAACCGAATGATGACGCGATGGAACGCGGTGCTAGAAGATATCCATGAAGACAGCGATCCTGCCCAAGTACTCCGCGACTTCATACGCACCAAAATGGCGCTGGGGCAGCGCTATCCAGAGGGGTCAAAACTGTTCGCAGCGGAAATTCTGGCGGGGGCACCGTTTTTGAAGGAGTACCTCTCCGGTGAGCTCAAAGCGTGGGTCGCTTCCCGTGCCGCCATCATGCGCGCGTGGTCGCGGCAGGGCAAGATGGATGATGTGGACCCACGCTGGCTGATTTTTTTGATTTGGTCAGCCACCCAGCACTACACGGAATACAGTGCTCAGGTATCCGGTATTCTTGGCGAGGAATCCCTTGGCGAGGCGGATCTGTTGTCCATTTGCCAATTCTTGGAGCACGTCATTCTCAAGGGGTGCGGTATTGCACCCTCTGACGCGCTGACCCAATGA
- the coxB gene encoding cytochrome c oxidase subunit II yields MHLPWRWLLTMTSVASISQAQASSWNMPVGVTDISRDIFGLHMTIFWVCVVIGVIVFGVMFYSLFRYRHAKGAKAASFHEHTSVEVLWTAIPILILVGMAVPATATLKNMYDASEADLDIMITGQQWRWRYEYLGEDIAFTSNLSTSREQIRGEAERDEHYLLDVDEPLVLPINRKVRFLMTSDDVIHSWWVPALAVKQDTIPGFINENWVQINEPGIYRGQCAELCGVNHGFMPIVVHAMEEAEYETWLEERKAAAEQEAMGIDREWALDELMVRGETVYQSICSSCHQSEGQGAPPAFPALAGNDQLIDDQDWHLDRVINGVSGAAMPAFRSTLNPVEIAAVVTFTRNAWGNDTGDAVQPATVAERIAQ; encoded by the coding sequence ATGCACCTACCGTGGCGATGGCTTCTCACCATGACCAGTGTCGCAAGTATCTCCCAGGCCCAGGCCAGCAGCTGGAACATGCCGGTCGGTGTCACCGATATTAGCCGCGATATTTTTGGCCTTCACATGACCATTTTTTGGGTGTGTGTGGTGATTGGCGTGATCGTTTTCGGTGTGATGTTTTACTCCTTGTTTCGCTATCGCCATGCCAAGGGCGCCAAAGCGGCAAGTTTTCATGAACATACCTCCGTAGAAGTGCTATGGACGGCCATCCCGATTTTGATATTGGTGGGTATGGCAGTGCCAGCAACGGCGACACTGAAGAACATGTATGATGCTTCCGAAGCCGACCTGGATATCATGATTACGGGGCAGCAGTGGCGCTGGCGCTACGAATATTTAGGTGAAGATATTGCATTCACCTCCAACCTTAGTACCAGTCGCGAGCAAATCCGTGGAGAGGCCGAGCGAGACGAGCATTACCTGCTTGATGTAGACGAGCCTCTCGTGCTTCCTATCAATCGTAAAGTCCGCTTTTTGATGACATCCGATGATGTCATCCACTCCTGGTGGGTGCCGGCGCTGGCCGTCAAACAGGATACGATCCCAGGCTTTATCAACGAAAACTGGGTGCAGATCAACGAGCCTGGCATATACCGCGGCCAGTGTGCCGAGCTATGTGGGGTGAATCATGGCTTCATGCCCATCGTGGTTCATGCCATGGAGGAAGCGGAGTACGAGACGTGGCTCGAAGAGCGTAAAGCGGCAGCCGAGCAGGAAGCCATGGGTATCGATCGTGAATGGGCACTCGATGAGTTGATGGTACGTGGCGAAACCGTTTATCAATCGATATGTTCCTCTTGCCATCAAAGTGAAGGTCAAGGGGCGCCTCCTGCCTTCCCGGCGCTGGCGGGCAACGATCAGCTGATCGACGACCAGGACTGGCATTTAGACCGAGTCATTAACGGTGTGTCGGGGGCGGCCATGCCCGCTTTTCGAAGTACGCTCAATCCAGTAGAGATAGCCGCTGTAGTCACGTTCACGCGGAATGCTTGGGGAAATGATACGGGGGATGCTGTTCAGCCTGCGACAGTGGCCGAACGTATTGCGCAATAA
- a CDS encoding DUF2970 domain-containing protein: MWSVIKSVLAALIGVQNDRQRQHDFSNGKPAAFIFTAIVVTLLFVLVLASIAMFAAG, encoded by the coding sequence ATGTGGTCAGTCATCAAGTCGGTGCTGGCAGCGCTGATCGGCGTTCAGAATGACCGTCAACGGCAGCACGATTTTTCGAATGGCAAGCCTGCTGCGTTCATTTTCACGGCGATCGTCGTCACGTTGTTGTTCGTTCTGGTGCTAGCGAGCATAGCAATGTTTGCCGCGGGGTGA